Proteins found in one Herbiconiux sp. A18JL235 genomic segment:
- a CDS encoding MFS transporter, whose amino-acid sequence MSAVFRSLATIDYRIWFAGALVSNVGTWMQRTAQDWIVLTELSDHDAVALGITTALQLGPQLLLVPLSGLIADRFDRRRTLMLTQLAMGLLGAALGAIVLAGVAQLWIVYVFALLLGIASAIDAPVRQTFVSELVTGPNLGNAVALNSASFNAARTIGPAVAGLLVVAVGAGWVFLINAVSFVAVLVSLRFIRPSRLVPVTRAPRSKGQLLEGFRYVRGRPDLLVIFVIVFVIGTFGFNYAIFTSTMATVEFGLDSAGFGLLTSIMAVGSVAGALLSASRDKPRGRLVVTASLGFGLSALAAALSPGYAFFAMALVAIGFAGQVLMTTANGTVQTTTDPAMRGRVMALYMAIFMGGTPIGAPVLGAVANTLGPRWALGVAALAGVVAFVIGAVWLVVYRDARLRWVERVAGGAALRLRVPLRLEFGPGDRMRDQVTATGSFSGVAASEELREDLETEEADARRA is encoded by the coding sequence GTGAGCGCCGTCTTCCGTTCCCTGGCGACGATCGACTACCGCATCTGGTTCGCCGGCGCCCTGGTGTCGAATGTGGGCACCTGGATGCAGCGCACGGCCCAGGACTGGATCGTGCTCACCGAGCTGAGCGACCACGATGCCGTCGCGCTCGGCATCACGACGGCGCTGCAGCTCGGGCCGCAACTGCTGCTCGTGCCGCTGTCGGGCCTCATCGCCGACCGCTTCGACCGCCGCCGCACGCTCATGCTCACGCAGCTGGCGATGGGCCTGCTCGGCGCGGCCCTCGGCGCGATCGTGCTGGCGGGGGTCGCGCAGCTGTGGATCGTCTACGTGTTCGCGCTGCTGCTCGGCATCGCGTCGGCGATCGACGCCCCGGTGCGGCAGACCTTCGTATCGGAGCTCGTGACCGGGCCGAACCTCGGCAACGCCGTCGCGCTCAACTCGGCGTCGTTCAACGCCGCGCGCACCATCGGGCCCGCCGTGGCGGGGCTGCTCGTCGTCGCGGTCGGGGCGGGGTGGGTGTTCCTCATCAACGCCGTCTCGTTCGTGGCCGTGCTGGTGTCGCTGAGGTTCATCCGCCCCTCGCGGCTCGTTCCGGTGACGCGGGCGCCGCGCAGCAAGGGCCAGCTGCTCGAGGGTTTCCGCTACGTGCGGGGCCGGCCCGACCTCCTCGTGATCTTCGTCATCGTGTTCGTCATCGGCACCTTCGGCTTCAACTACGCCATCTTCACCTCGACCATGGCGACCGTGGAGTTCGGACTCGACTCGGCGGGCTTCGGGCTGCTCACCTCGATCATGGCGGTGGGCTCGGTGGCGGGCGCCCTGCTCTCCGCGAGCCGCGACAAGCCGCGCGGGCGGCTCGTGGTGACCGCCTCGCTGGGGTTCGGCCTGTCGGCACTCGCCGCCGCGCTCTCGCCCGGCTACGCGTTCTTCGCGATGGCGCTCGTCGCCATCGGATTCGCCGGCCAGGTGCTCATGACGACGGCGAACGGCACGGTGCAGACCACCACCGACCCGGCCATGCGCGGGCGCGTCATGGCGCTGTACATGGCCATCTTCATGGGCGGCACCCCGATCGGCGCGCCCGTGCTGGGGGCGGTGGCGAATACGCTCGGGCCGCGCTGGGCACTCGGCGTCGCCGCGCTCGCCGGGGTGGTCGCGTTCGTCATCGGTGCGGTGTGGCTCGTGGTGTACCGCGACGCGCGGCTGCGGTGGGTGGAGCGCGTGGCGGGCGGGGCGGCGCTGCGGCTGCGGGTGCCGCTGCGGCTCGAGTTCGGCCCGGGCGACCGGATGCGCGACCAGGTCACCGCGACGGGGTCGTTCTCGGGGGTGGCGGCCTCCGAGGAGTTGCGGGAGGACCTCGAGACCGAGGAGGCCGACGCGCGCCGGGCCTGA
- a CDS encoding LacI family DNA-binding transcriptional regulator — MTGDEREVPEATRPAGTRAASVFDVAKVAGVSHQTVSRVLNDHPNVRASTRQKVLDAMSELSYRPNFAARTLSSSRSRILGILSTSSGEYGPASTIAAVEAAARRRGYSVSIANADGLDPASVAEALDHLGNLSAEGIIVVAPQLGVMDALVAASFTIPYVTTQELALAGGARGGFRGAGAGAAGGAGAGGAGAAGGAGAADDTGGAGAGVAGGAGAAGSPGGARGAGAAGGAGLAPDQVAGARRAVAHLAGLGHRRIGHIAGPADWIDARSRRVGFERELADRGLSAAAVATGDWSAASGYRAFGELAEFDVTAVFSSNDQMALGVLHAAHDAGLAVPRDLSVVGFDDAPEAAHYLPPLTTVRQDFAEIGRLAVDRLLDGATDARDRSSETRLVVRHSTSSPSR; from the coding sequence ATGACGGGCGACGAGCGGGAGGTGCCCGAGGCGACCAGACCGGCCGGCACGCGGGCGGCGAGCGTGTTCGATGTGGCGAAGGTCGCCGGGGTGTCGCATCAGACCGTGTCGCGGGTGCTCAACGACCATCCGAACGTGCGCGCCTCGACCCGGCAGAAGGTGCTCGACGCCATGTCGGAGCTCAGCTACCGGCCCAACTTCGCGGCGCGGACGCTGTCGTCGAGCCGGTCGCGCATCCTCGGCATCCTGTCGACGTCGAGCGGGGAGTACGGGCCGGCCTCGACCATCGCCGCGGTCGAGGCGGCGGCGCGACGGCGGGGCTACAGCGTGAGCATCGCGAACGCCGACGGGCTCGACCCCGCCTCGGTGGCCGAGGCGCTCGACCATCTCGGGAACCTGTCGGCGGAGGGCATCATCGTCGTGGCTCCGCAGCTGGGGGTGATGGATGCGCTTGTCGCCGCCTCGTTCACGATCCCGTACGTGACGACGCAGGAGCTCGCGCTGGCGGGGGGCGCGCGCGGCGGGTTCCGTGGCGCGGGTGCGGGCGCGGCGGGTGGCGCGGGCGCGGGCGGGGCGGGCGCAGCGGGTGGCGCCGGTGCGGCGGACGACACCGGTGGGGCGGGCGCGGGCGTGGCGGGTGGCGCCGGTGCGGCGGGTTCGCCGGGCGGCGCCCGTGGCGCAGGCGCGGCGGGCGGCGCCGGGCTGGCGCCCGACCAGGTCGCGGGAGCGCGGCGGGCGGTGGCCCATCTCGCCGGTCTCGGCCACCGGCGCATCGGGCACATCGCGGGCCCCGCCGACTGGATCGATGCGCGCTCGCGCCGCGTGGGGTTCGAGCGGGAGCTCGCCGACCGCGGGCTCAGTGCCGCCGCCGTGGCGACCGGCGACTGGAGCGCCGCGTCGGGCTACCGCGCCTTCGGCGAGCTCGCCGAGTTCGACGTCACCGCCGTGTTCTCGTCGAACGACCAGATGGCGCTCGGCGTGCTGCACGCGGCGCACGACGCGGGGCTCGCCGTTCCGCGCGACCTCAGCGTCGTGGGTTTCGACGACGCGCCCGAGGCCGCGCACTACCTGCCGCCGCTCACCACGGTGCGCCAGGACTTCGCCGAGATCGGGCGCCTCGCGGTCGACCGACTTCTCGACGGGGCGACGGATGCGCGCGACCGGTCGTCGGAGACCCGCCTCGTGGTGCGGCACTCGACCTCGTCGCCGTCTCGCTGA
- a CDS encoding MarR family transcriptional regulator: MSAVLPAAPAHPFAAELRGATLRLARRLRLEKADDELSDGQTSVLAYLERRGAQSPAALSAFEHVSPPSMNRTLNALQEAGYVDRTPSSDDRRMVSVSLTDAGRAVVQETRRRRDAWLEQRLDELSADERHALTEAATIIRKLLEA, encoded by the coding sequence ATGTCCGCTGTCCTTCCCGCCGCACCCGCGCATCCGTTCGCCGCCGAGCTGCGTGGGGCGACGCTGCGGCTGGCCCGCCGGCTGCGGCTCGAGAAGGCCGACGACGAGCTGAGCGACGGTCAGACCAGCGTGCTCGCCTACCTCGAACGTCGCGGGGCCCAGTCGCCGGCCGCCCTCAGCGCCTTCGAGCACGTGAGCCCGCCGTCGATGAACCGCACCCTCAACGCCCTGCAGGAGGCAGGTTACGTCGATCGCACGCCGAGCTCCGACGACCGGCGCATGGTGTCGGTGTCGTTGACGGATGCGGGGCGTGCCGTCGTGCAGGAGACCCGCCGCCGACGAGACGCCTGGCTCGAGCAGCGACTCGACGAGCTGAGCGCCGACGAGCGCCACGCGCTCACCGAGGCCGCGACGATCATCCGGAAGCTGTTGGAGGCGTGA
- a CDS encoding LLM class flavin-dependent oxidoreductase produces the protein MRHGIVILPQHSWPESERRWRLAEELGFAHAWTYDHLSWRSLADQPWGASVPTLTAAAVVTSRIRLGLFVASPNFRHPVPFAKELGTLDDVSGGRFVLGVGSGGTGFDASVLGQAQLTPRQRHERFAEFVEQLDALLRYEEGGSRSGFSFDGKWFAARDARMVGTPAQSPRLPFVVAANGPKGLALAARYGQGWVTTAHDDLVGAERWRLLAELCRRLDDALAAAGRDPRSIDRYLSLDSEAFFSLSSVGAWDDAVGNAAELGFTDVIAHWPRDSGIYAGSEEVLVEVASRFAG, from the coding sequence ATGAGGCACGGAATCGTCATCCTCCCCCAGCACTCGTGGCCCGAGTCTGAGCGCCGCTGGCGGCTCGCCGAAGAACTCGGCTTCGCCCATGCCTGGACCTACGACCACCTGTCGTGGCGGTCGCTCGCCGATCAGCCGTGGGGCGCATCCGTTCCCACGCTGACCGCCGCGGCGGTGGTGACGTCGCGCATCCGTCTCGGGTTGTTCGTGGCGTCGCCGAACTTCCGGCACCCGGTGCCGTTCGCGAAGGAGCTGGGCACGCTCGACGACGTGTCGGGAGGGCGGTTCGTGCTCGGCGTGGGGTCAGGCGGCACGGGGTTCGACGCCTCGGTGCTGGGGCAGGCGCAGCTGACGCCTCGCCAACGCCACGAGCGGTTCGCGGAGTTCGTCGAGCAGCTGGATGCGCTGCTGCGGTACGAGGAGGGCGGCTCGCGCTCGGGCTTCTCCTTCGACGGGAAGTGGTTCGCGGCGCGCGACGCCCGCATGGTGGGGACTCCGGCACAGTCGCCGCGGCTCCCCTTCGTCGTGGCCGCCAACGGGCCCAAGGGTCTGGCGCTCGCGGCGCGCTACGGCCAGGGCTGGGTGACCACCGCGCACGACGACCTCGTGGGCGCGGAGCGCTGGCGACTGCTCGCCGAGCTCTGCCGCAGGCTCGACGACGCGCTGGCCGCCGCAGGGCGCGACCCGCGCTCGATCGACCGGTACCTCTCGCTCGACTCCGAGGCGTTCTTCTCGCTCTCGAGCGTCGGCGCGTGGGACGACGCGGTCGGCAACGCCGCCGAGCTCGGCTTCACCGACGTCATCGCCCACTGGCCACGCGACTCCGGCATCTACGCCGGGTCGGAGGAGGTGCTGGTCGAGGTGGCCTCGCGCTTCGCCGGCTGA